In Bacteroidales bacterium, the following are encoded in one genomic region:
- the mqnC gene encoding dehypoxanthine futalosine cyclase, translated as MIKNHIYKKALNLEFLTVEEGLFLYENVPTPELMLIAHEIRKKIKPDLKVTWIIDRNVNITNVCISGCQFCNFYRKLNDKEAYITSIDEYKEKIEELEKIGGEQLLLQGGLHPKLGLNFYVNLFRELKELYPNLKLHALGPPEIVHIARLGKISFRDVLEKLINAGLDSLPGAGAEILSDRVRKTISPGKCNSQQWLDVMREAHKIGMVTSATMMFGHIETKKERIQHLVLLRDVQKEKPAGSCGFLAFIPWTFQDDYTFLKKKKNISNSVNADEYIKTIAISRIMLPNIKNIQASWLTVGKETGQICLHSGANDFGSIMIEENVVSSAGASYKFDAEGIQKAIIEAGYVHQLRNQKYEYQNLQF; from the coding sequence ATGATTAAAAACCATATATACAAAAAAGCATTAAACCTTGAATTTCTTACAGTTGAAGAAGGCTTATTCTTATACGAAAATGTTCCTACACCGGAGTTGATGTTAATTGCACATGAAATCAGGAAAAAAATAAAACCCGATTTAAAAGTTACATGGATAATTGATAGAAATGTAAATATCACAAATGTTTGTATTTCGGGTTGTCAGTTTTGTAATTTTTACAGGAAACTTAATGATAAAGAAGCATATATTACATCAATAGATGAGTATAAAGAAAAAATTGAAGAATTAGAAAAAATTGGAGGAGAACAATTATTGTTACAAGGAGGATTACACCCCAAACTTGGTTTGAATTTTTATGTTAATTTATTTAGGGAATTAAAAGAACTTTACCCGAATTTAAAATTGCATGCGCTTGGTCCACCTGAAATTGTTCATATTGCAAGACTTGGAAAAATATCATTTAGAGATGTTCTTGAAAAACTAATTAATGCAGGTTTAGACAGTTTGCCCGGTGCAGGTGCTGAAATTTTAAGTGATAGAGTCAGGAAAACAATATCACCCGGCAAATGTAACTCACAACAATGGCTTGATGTTATGCGTGAAGCTCATAAAATTGGTATGGTAACATCTGCAACTATGATGTTTGGGCACATTGAGACAAAAAAAGAAAGAATACAACATTTGGTTTTATTACGAGATGTGCAAAAAGAAAAGCCTGCTGGTTCTTGTGGTTTTCTGGCTTTTATTCCGTGGACATTTCAGGATGATTATACTTTTTTAAAAAAGAAAAAAAATATTTCAAATTCTGTTAATGCTGATGAATATATAAAAACCATAGCTATAAGCCGTATAATGTTGCCAAATATTAAAAATATACAGGCTTCATGGTTGACAGTAGGAAAAGAAACAGGACAAATTTGTTTGCATTCGGGAGCAAATGATTTTGGTTCAATAATGATTGAAGAAAATGTAGTTTCTTCAGCTGG